Proteins from one Embleya scabrispora genomic window:
- a CDS encoding aminodeoxychorismate/anthranilate synthase component II has product MSARILVVDNYDSFVFNLVQYLYQLGATCEVRRNDAVTVEEAEEFDGVLLSPGPGTPEGAGICMEMVRREGGRVPVFGVCLGMQSIAAAHGATVGRAPELLHGKTSPVVHEGAGVFAGLPSPFTATRYHSLAVDPDTIPAELEVTAWTGTGVIMGLRHRDRPVEGVQFHPESVLTEYGHRMLANWLVSCGDPTAPNRSAGLAPVVGRTPLPA; this is encoded by the coding sequence ATGAGCGCGCGCATTCTCGTCGTGGACAACTACGACAGCTTCGTCTTCAACCTCGTGCAGTACCTCTATCAACTCGGGGCGACCTGCGAGGTGCGGCGCAACGACGCGGTGACCGTCGAGGAGGCCGAGGAATTCGACGGCGTACTGCTGTCCCCGGGCCCCGGTACACCCGAGGGTGCCGGGATCTGCATGGAGATGGTGCGCCGCGAGGGCGGCCGGGTGCCGGTCTTCGGGGTGTGCCTCGGGATGCAGTCCATCGCGGCGGCGCACGGCGCTACCGTTGGCCGGGCGCCCGAGCTTCTCCACGGCAAGACCAGCCCTGTGGTGCATGAGGGGGCGGGCGTCTTCGCCGGCCTGCCGTCGCCGTTCACCGCGACGCGCTATCACTCGCTCGCGGTGGATCCGGACACGATTCCGGCCGAACTGGAGGTGACCGCATGGACCGGGACCGGCGTGATCATGGGCCTGCGGCACCGCGACCGACCGGTCGAAGGCGTGCAGTTCCACCCGGAGTCGGTGCTGACGGAGTACGGCCACCGGATGCTGGCGAACTGGCTGGTGAGCTGCGGGGACCCGACGGCGCCGAACCGGTCGGCGGGTCTGGCACCCGTCGTCGGGCGCACGCCGCTCCCGGCCTGA